From the Arvicola amphibius chromosome 2, mArvAmp1.2, whole genome shotgun sequence genome, one window contains:
- the Arpc4 gene encoding actin-related protein 2/3 complex subunit 4, producing the protein MTATLRPYLSAVRATLQAALCLENFSSQVVERHNKPEVEVRSSKELLLQPVTISRNEKEKVLIEGSINSVRVSIAVKQADEIEKILCHKFMRFMMMRAENFFILRRKPVEGYDISFLITNFHTEQMYKHKLVDFVIHFMEEIDKEISEMKLSVNARARIVAEEFLKNF; encoded by the exons ATG ACTGCCACTCTCCGCCCCTACCTTAGTGCCGTGCGGGCCACACTGCAGGCTGCCCTCTGCCTGGAGAACTTCTCCTCCCAGGTCGTGGAAAGACACAACAAGCCAGAGGTCGAAGTCAG gaGTAGCAAAGAGCTCCTATTGCAACCTGTTACCATCAGCaggaatgagaaggaaaaggttTTGATCGAGGGTTCCATCAACTCTGTCCGGGTCAGCATTGCTGTGAAACAG GCTGATGAGATTGAGAAGATTTTATGCCATAAATTCATGCGCTTCATGATGATGCGAGCAGAGAACTTCTTTATCCTTCGAAGGAAACCTGTGGAG GGGTATGACATCAGCTTTCTCATCACCAACTTCCACACGGAGCAGATGTACAAACACAAATTGGTGGACTTTGTGATCCACTTCATGGAGGAGATTGACAAGGAGATCAGTGAGATGAAGCTGTCAGTCAATGCCCGGGCCCGCATTGTGGCCGAGGAGTTCCTCAAGAAT TTTTAA